The following proteins are encoded in a genomic region of Paenibacillus sp. FSL H3-0469:
- a CDS encoding family 16 glycoside hydrolase, whose translation MLTRKVMRLLLVLAVAFTGFIPPQTAGAAEPEPGMEPVPQVAAAGPATIQNYPMPSIYTPSSVYSLKVNNEAVPVVKYLPDYDYAQFSFDGTISLEVTADKPITSYSISPLAKNITGTVNGNKLTFTLSASTYVIVDINAPANEDPNEKDPDKRRKRLVIAADPLETDIPASSGPGIYNVTAAPYNADKTGATITSGAIQQAIDAANQAGGGIVYIPAGVYKSSNLTLKSNVTFYLAGGAVIVGTGRGEDYRNDFRKDSISDGTYFIRTATNSVNITMRGRGTIDGKGIEMRKRKMTNPPATHKQGEGFINNLVVPMATSNFKFDGLTLRDGGFWAFLVVRSDNVTITNYKGYQDLFTLEDDAIDINESQNVLVKHALAISDDDTFSTKTWPQKGMSKDWPGAIEHLENVVFEDCFAWTRCAAFKLGMGICTPQIGVTIRNSYVYQSARALLVDHAYTENPLPVEGWAQDVTFENIDIERVGINQFGNYWLRVSTSTAGDVSNVILRNINVRETGGDSPIQGNPTRGGMVNGVTFENVVVKGTLAKNLSDLKVSIKNENVSGVVFANTDQAWFSDHFTSGLLPDWTVASGASSWAVTDRTGNRVLSTSQTTTALITAKAGSSWTDYTYEARARLPLINGSENAGIVFRVQDQNNFYMYRIDASTSQLQLYKAVAGTLTKVSNTSFVPVQNQWYTLKATVQGNTIKGYVDGVLKTTWTNPVNELTAGGIGFRTTSAGVWYDDAKVTAIHNPPTDITLSATQVPELTTPGGLVGTFTTAHPDAGQTFTYALVPGQGDADNSSFSIAPQGERLILRTMPDYEAKSSYSIRVKSIDANGLSLEKSFTIQVTDVDETPIDANPNSVRFTDNFEDGNTTGWTAASGTWSVATDGSTKALIQTKGNSTALITAGDSWQDIAMEAKVKVPITNANAGILFRVQDANNYYMYRLNVNDKKLELFKAVNGTLTPVSSTLFADAAAGQWYTLKAVIKGNRILGFVDGQLKLEWTNPQTELTAGKIGFRTTSQNAVFDNARVTGIQKVTASALKTVTLDVYEAVTPEGNRLSVSPGSPFAGETITLTAEGHNQNVAPAAPGDERYYPEAWSSTEEGMAGVFTVTDDVYQAAYVPSAEGDYKITVIYRKQIWDGTAWADTELTDTLIVDVSVILKPADMEDDSTDEQDPPVLG comes from the coding sequence ATGCTTACTCGCAAAGTAATGAGATTGCTGCTGGTGCTTGCCGTCGCATTCACGGGGTTCATCCCGCCACAGACCGCCGGTGCGGCTGAACCGGAACCGGGAATGGAACCGGTGCCGCAGGTCGCTGCCGCTGGGCCTGCAACCATCCAGAATTACCCGATGCCGTCTATCTATACTCCGTCTTCTGTCTATTCGTTGAAGGTGAACAATGAGGCAGTCCCTGTCGTCAAGTATTTGCCCGATTATGACTATGCCCAGTTCTCCTTTGACGGAACAATCAGCCTGGAGGTTACGGCAGACAAGCCAATCACCTCCTATTCCATCAGTCCGCTGGCTAAGAACATCACGGGAACGGTCAACGGCAACAAGCTGACCTTCACCCTGTCGGCCTCTACCTATGTGATCGTGGATATTAATGCACCTGCGAACGAAGACCCGAATGAGAAGGACCCGGACAAGCGCCGCAAAAGACTCGTGATCGCCGCCGATCCGCTGGAGACAGACATCCCCGCGTCCTCCGGCCCGGGAATCTACAATGTGACCGCTGCACCGTACAACGCAGACAAGACGGGGGCAACGATCACCTCGGGCGCCATCCAGCAGGCGATTGATGCGGCCAATCAGGCCGGAGGCGGCATTGTGTATATTCCGGCAGGCGTGTACAAGAGCAGCAATCTGACTCTGAAAAGCAATGTTACGTTCTACCTGGCCGGAGGAGCCGTCATTGTCGGCACAGGCCGGGGCGAGGACTACCGGAATGACTTCCGCAAGGATTCGATCTCGGATGGAACTTATTTTATCCGTACCGCCACCAATTCCGTGAATATCACCATGCGGGGACGCGGAACGATCGACGGCAAAGGGATAGAGATGCGCAAACGCAAGATGACCAACCCGCCTGCAACCCATAAGCAGGGAGAGGGGTTCATCAATAACCTGGTGGTGCCGATGGCCACCAGCAACTTCAAGTTCGACGGGTTAACGCTGCGAGATGGGGGCTTCTGGGCGTTCCTGGTGGTACGCTCCGATAACGTAACCATCACCAACTATAAGGGATACCAGGATTTATTTACGCTTGAAGATGATGCGATCGATATTAACGAGAGCCAGAACGTGCTGGTGAAGCACGCCCTTGCCATCTCGGATGACGATACCTTCTCCACCAAGACCTGGCCGCAGAAAGGTATGTCCAAGGACTGGCCGGGTGCCATCGAGCATCTGGAGAATGTGGTGTTCGAGGACTGCTTCGCCTGGACCCGCTGCGCTGCCTTCAAGCTGGGCATGGGCATCTGCACGCCGCAGATTGGCGTAACCATCCGCAATTCCTACGTCTATCAAAGTGCACGGGCGCTGCTGGTGGACCATGCTTATACAGAGAATCCGCTCCCGGTTGAAGGCTGGGCCCAGGATGTGACCTTCGAGAATATTGATATTGAACGGGTGGGGATCAACCAGTTCGGCAATTACTGGCTGCGGGTCTCCACCAGTACAGCAGGGGATGTAAGCAATGTTATTCTCCGGAACATCAATGTCCGCGAGACGGGGGGAGATTCTCCTATTCAGGGCAATCCCACCAGAGGCGGGATGGTGAACGGGGTAACTTTTGAAAATGTGGTGGTCAAAGGAACGCTGGCGAAGAATCTCAGTGACCTGAAGGTGAGCATCAAGAATGAGAATGTAAGCGGAGTCGTCTTCGCGAATACGGATCAGGCCTGGTTCAGCGATCACTTCACCTCCGGGCTGCTCCCGGATTGGACCGTGGCTTCAGGCGCCAGCAGTTGGGCGGTAACCGATCGAACAGGGAACCGGGTGCTGTCCACCAGCCAGACCACGACGGCGCTGATTACCGCCAAAGCCGGTTCATCCTGGACAGATTACACGTATGAAGCCAGAGCCAGACTGCCTCTCATTAATGGAAGCGAGAACGCAGGTATTGTCTTCCGGGTGCAGGATCAGAACAACTTCTATATGTACCGGATCGATGCCAGCACAAGCCAGCTGCAACTCTACAAGGCTGTAGCCGGAACGTTGACGAAGGTCTCGAACACCTCGTTCGTGCCGGTCCAGAACCAATGGTATACGCTTAAGGCGACGGTCCAGGGCAATACCATCAAAGGGTATGTGGATGGAGTGCTGAAGACCACATGGACCAATCCGGTCAATGAATTAACCGCGGGCGGAATCGGCTTCCGCACCACTTCAGCCGGGGTCTGGTATGACGATGCCAAGGTGACTGCCATTCACAATCCGCCCACTGATATCACTCTCAGCGCTACCCAGGTGCCGGAGCTGACCACACCAGGCGGTCTAGTGGGTACCTTCACTACAGCCCACCCGGATGCGGGGCAGACCTTTACTTATGCGCTGGTCCCCGGGCAAGGCGACGCCGATAACAGCAGCTTCTCCATTGCCCCGCAGGGAGAGCGGCTGATTCTCCGCACCATGCCGGATTATGAAGCGAAGAGCAGCTACAGCATCCGGGTGAAGAGCATAGATGCAAACGGCTTGTCTCTGGAGAAGAGCTTCACGATTCAGGTTACAGATGTGGACGAGACTCCGATTGATGCGAATCCTAATTCTGTCCGGTTCACGGATAACTTTGAGGATGGGAATACGACGGGCTGGACGGCTGCCAGCGGAACCTGGAGTGTAGCTACAGACGGCAGTACTAAAGCCCTGATCCAGACGAAGGGGAATTCAACTGCGCTCATTACAGCCGGGGATTCATGGCAAGATATTGCTATGGAAGCCAAAGTGAAGGTTCCCATCACGAATGCCAATGCCGGCATTCTCTTCCGGGTGCAGGATGCCAATAACTATTATATGTACCGGCTCAACGTCAACGATAAGAAGCTGGAGCTGTTCAAGGCGGTAAACGGAACGCTGACCCCCGTGTCCAGTACTCTCTTCGCTGATGCGGCTGCGGGCCAGTGGTATACCCTGAAGGCGGTCATCAAAGGGAACAGAATTCTAGGCTTTGTGGACGGCCAGTTAAAGCTTGAGTGGACGAACCCGCAAACGGAATTAACTGCAGGGAAAATCGGCTTCAGAACAACCTCCCAGAATGCGGTGTTCGATAATGCCCGCGTTACCGGCATACAGAAGGTGACTGCAAGTGCGCTTAAGACGGTAACCCTCGATGTGTATGAAGCGGTTACGCCTGAAGGCAACCGGCTTAGCGTTAGCCCGGGCAGTCCTTTTGCAGGGGAGACCATCACCCTGACGGCTGAAGGCCATAACCAGAACGTAGCACCTGCTGCCCCCGGAGATGAACGTTATTATCCGGAAGCCTGGAGCTCCACGGAGGAAGGAATGGCAGGCGTCTTCACCGTAACCGATGATGTGTATCAGGCGGCCTATGTTCCGTCTGCTGAAGGTGATTACAAGATAACCGTCATCTACCGCAAGCAAATATGGGACGGCACAGCCTGGGCCGACACGGAGCTGACGGATACCCTGATTGTAGACGTTAGTGTAATTCTAAAACCGGCAGACATGGAGGATGACAGCACGGATGAGCAGGACCCGCCGGTCCTCGGTTAA
- a CDS encoding alpha/beta fold hydrolase, with protein sequence MTFLELCTLVVNFGLLGWVIGKKRKANASWRQEWPAGAALIVTLAHLGIDGARWQMIPGYAAPIFIGLYMVYRRNKTGRRKWWVVVPSFVVLTIYAVVSFFLPAVMPIFQFAKPTGSYSIGTRVIHLQDAGKELMVQSWYPSEVGSSDKRTAYIQDVPEVTTALSKMLGFPGGTFRHLAHIRTHAYWETKLSSSEPSYPVLIFSHGLGGVRNQNTFQMEELASHGYIVLSIDYPTYAAATVFPDGRVVRDEHQNLVGAETAEQDRHMNDWATEATFVLDQLDKLNGSEWFQHKMDLQRIGMLGHSYGGSTSVYMLQNDARVKAALNMDGGIFGLPVDFKLLHKPLFMMAADASLDVEAFNKSLDSYTEDEVLKQSGKPKAWHKANMDDLMARRERMLAAGALALVLPNSSHLTFSDLPLYAPLLFAPKGDLKRKHVIINKYTVAFFDYYLKGDKTSFSRIESYPNVQFHGL encoded by the coding sequence ATGACTTTCCTGGAATTGTGTACGTTAGTCGTCAATTTTGGCTTATTAGGTTGGGTGATCGGGAAGAAGAGAAAGGCGAATGCTTCATGGCGGCAAGAATGGCCCGCAGGTGCAGCTCTGATAGTTACGCTTGCTCATTTGGGGATTGACGGGGCCAGGTGGCAGATGATTCCCGGTTACGCCGCGCCTATATTTATAGGGCTCTATATGGTTTACCGAAGGAACAAGACCGGCAGAAGAAAATGGTGGGTCGTCGTACCGAGTTTTGTGGTCCTTACGATTTATGCGGTCGTTTCCTTCTTTCTTCCTGCGGTGATGCCGATCTTTCAATTCGCTAAACCGACCGGCTCTTATTCCATCGGAACCCGTGTCATTCATCTGCAGGACGCGGGCAAGGAGCTTATGGTTCAAAGCTGGTATCCTTCGGAGGTGGGAAGCTCCGATAAACGAACAGCTTATATTCAAGATGTTCCTGAGGTGACGACAGCCCTGTCAAAAATGTTGGGGTTTCCGGGGGGCACTTTCCGGCACTTGGCGCACATTCGAACACATGCTTATTGGGAAACCAAGCTGTCATCCTCGGAGCCCTCTTATCCGGTTCTTATCTTCTCGCATGGCTTGGGCGGAGTTCGGAATCAGAACACGTTTCAAATGGAGGAATTGGCGAGTCACGGCTATATCGTCTTGAGCATCGATTATCCCACATATGCCGCGGCAACGGTTTTTCCGGACGGCCGTGTCGTTCGAGACGAGCATCAGAACCTCGTCGGGGCAGAAACAGCCGAACAGGATCGGCATATGAATGACTGGGCGACGGAAGCGACGTTCGTCTTGGATCAGCTCGATAAACTCAATGGCAGTGAGTGGTTCCAGCACAAAATGGATCTGCAGCGTATTGGTATGCTTGGACACTCATATGGCGGGTCCACATCGGTATACATGCTGCAAAATGATGCGCGTGTCAAAGCCGCCTTGAATATGGACGGAGGAATTTTTGGTTTACCGGTTGATTTCAAACTGCTTCATAAACCGTTGTTCATGATGGCTGCGGATGCCTCGCTTGATGTAGAAGCTTTCAACAAATCCTTGGATTCCTATACCGAAGACGAAGTATTGAAACAGTCTGGAAAACCAAAAGCCTGGCATAAAGCCAATATGGATGATCTGATGGCTCGAAGGGAAAGAATGCTGGCAGCTGGCGCGTTAGCGCTCGTTTTACCAAACAGCTCCCACCTCACCTTTTCCGATTTGCCACTTTATGCGCCCCTGCTTTTTGCGCCGAAAGGGGACCTTAAAAGAAAGCACGTGATCATTAACAAGTATACGGTCGCCTTCTTCGATTATTATCTTAAAGGAGATAAGACAAGCTTCTCGCGAATTGAGAGCTATCCTAACGTTCAATTTCACGGTCTGTGA
- a CDS encoding response regulator transcription factor, with protein MQRVLLVEDDPEISRMVEQYLTIEGFSVVCAFDGESVIAFTKKSSFAMIILDLMLPGMDGMECLKQIRSSSLIPVLILSAKGTEIDKAIGLGFGADDYLTKPFSMTELVARVKALLRRASYCPVPHSRIVRTKGMIIDPETYSVHKYDQMIQLTLKEFQILHLLVTHRNKVFTKEEIYERVWNEEYYEDANIINVHMSRLREKIEDAPSSPIYIKTVWGIGYKWGEMDIE; from the coding sequence TTGCAGCGAGTTTTGCTTGTGGAAGATGATCCGGAGATAAGCCGCATGGTTGAGCAATATTTAACAATTGAGGGATTTTCCGTTGTCTGCGCTTTTGACGGGGAGAGTGTGATCGCCTTTACGAAGAAGAGTTCCTTCGCTATGATCATTCTTGACTTAATGCTGCCGGGTATGGACGGGATGGAATGCTTGAAGCAAATCCGATCAAGCAGTCTTATCCCTGTCCTTATCCTTTCCGCCAAAGGGACGGAGATCGATAAGGCGATCGGGCTTGGGTTCGGAGCAGACGATTATTTAACGAAGCCCTTCTCCATGACTGAGCTCGTGGCGCGGGTGAAGGCATTGCTTCGCCGAGCTTCGTATTGCCCTGTTCCACACAGCAGAATCGTTCGGACGAAGGGAATGATTATCGATCCTGAAACCTACTCCGTTCACAAATATGATCAAATGATTCAATTGACGTTGAAGGAATTCCAAATTCTTCACTTACTCGTGACTCATCGAAACAAAGTGTTCACGAAAGAAGAGATTTATGAGAGAGTGTGGAACGAGGAATATTACGAAGATGCCAATATCATTAATGTACATATGAGCAGGCTGAGGGAGAAGATAGAAGACGCTCCTTCTTCCCCTATCTATATCAAAACTGTATGGGGAATCGGATACAAGTGGGGAGAGATGGACATTGAATAG